TGCGCACGTCGAGAACATTCGAGTTTTTGATCTCCGCTTCGATTGTTTTTGCACCGACCCGGATcagatttcgatcgtttcgatcactTTGGATACGACGACGATAGAAGAATGACAGTCGTGCATCGAAGGAACGTGTTTTCTGGCAACGTTCAGTGCACCgtaacgaacgaacgctcgaaacATTGACGTTTATCGTAGGTTTACCAAATTCGTTAATTTCCGCTTTATATCGCGAATATCGAAAAACAATCCTTCGCATGTTCAACGTGGCTCTACCAAGGGAATGTCTAACGCTCTTCCAGACGAGTTCGATTACAGTTACTACGATTACGGCCGTCTGTACGATTACCCTCGTAACGTTAGCTCAAGTTCCACCGTCAATTCGTCGGCCAGTTTGACTCGCGTCTTTCTCGTCGTACTGTTACGCGTTGGCTTTGCCCTTATACACGTTGGTAGCGTACCAGTGAACAACGTCAATTTGATTCTACTGCAGAACATCGTCGACGTTGCTTGGGTCACGATAGCCTTCGTTCTGATCGGATTTATCGTCGCCTACAATGGCGACATTAACGGAGCGATAGGCGAAGGATATTGGATCGGTGACGCGACCGTTGATAAAGACGAAGCTATCGTTGGCTGGTCGGCCGTGGTAATTGCTGCTGCAATTTGCACGTGCGGAATCGTGGGCAGGACGCACACCGTCGGTTACCTCGCGATAGGATTCCTTTTGGCCACTTTGACGCAACCTCTTTTCATTCATTGGACGTGGACGTCCCACGGATGGCTGAGGAGGAACCTATTGGGCGGAAGAAGGGTCAGATTTCGAGACTATTCCGGCTCGGCAGTCGTTCACATCGTCGGTGGACTATCGGGATTGATCGGTTGCACGATACTTGGACGAAGAATCCTCCAGCTGAGTGCCATAGACGACGCTAGTATCGCCGCTGGTACGTCGGGAACCGTGTTTGCTGGTCAGTTGATCGTGTTCGTTGGCCTTCAGGTAAATTTCTCGGACTTGGAtttccaacgatcgaacgaggacGACGCGAAATATGCATGCTCTTTTTTTCGTTTAGAGTCTCGGTATGCCGAACGAAAGGTTCCGgattagaaataaaattcgttaCAATGTCTACCTGAACAATTTGTTGGCCGCGTCTTCGTGCAGCTTGCTCGTTGTGATTTTTCATTTCGCGTTTACCGAAGAACCATTCAATCATTGGACCGTAATGAGATGCGTTCAAGCCATGATAGCTGGACTGGTGGTGGTGTCGGCTGGAACCGACTTTTATTCACCTCAGGTGGCGATCGTTCTGGGGGTAATCGGAAGCGTGATCTTTTACGTAGTTTCGAGGCAAGTGTTTCGCAGTGCGCTCGAGGATTATTGCAACATCGTGGCCGTTCATCTCGCTTGCGCTCTTCTGGGGAGTATTTTGGCACCCCTGCTCGACACCCGCGACAACCCGGacattcgatcgattttattaaatttttcttggCAACTGATCGGCTTAATCGTGATAATCTTGTTCGTCGCGATCGTTATGTGCTCCGCTTTTACCGCGTTACGATTGCTGGGTTTATTGAGAAACAGGACGGAACACTTGAATCATTTGAGGGCGAGTATAGCTTTGGAAAGAAGTCCTCGGAAGTCGTTTTGGCAGAGACTATTTCGTACCGACGACGAACCCGTTTATCTTCAACCAGGATCGACGTCCGATTCCGGTCAACAACCAAGAACGGCTTCACGCGCATTCAGATATCAAAATGACACCGCGGCCGTGGAAAAGGGTAGCGTGATCGAATCGAACCAATTATAATTATACCGACGAGAAGATTTATTTACGTAGATCGCGTAACTGGACACGAGAACACAACCGGGATAGGACAGAGTAACATCGTAATCTCGATGCATTCAAGaccttaaacatttcttttattagaaCTTACAGACTACCCGTACAGTTATTACAGTATTTTACAATAGAATAATTTTAAGTTAAATAATCAGAGGTTCTATTAAAGTGTCATACACATACTCTACACGTGGCTCCGTTTATTCGCGTAACGATAGTTTTTCTCTCTTTACTTTTTTTATGTTCGTTTACAGAACACTGTGTTGAAATATCTATCGAAAAAACGATTGTTACTTTCTGCGCGTTAATCGTTACAATCTGAAATGCAAATTAATAACGCGCAGATCAGTATCGACAACATTTTATCGTTGGTTATCTTTTAaacgtgtaaaaaatttaaacgataaacCGAGTCTCGTAGTCGACCGCAAAGtagatttaaccctttgcggacgggacggttcaaagtgaaccgtaccgtggtgccgagctcctgccgcgatagtcgtttaaaattgtcagcgcatatttctgcttaacctcggccatcgacatgcatttaggtgggacacatatatgcgtttctcggctctatcgactgttttcgccaaacgcatatatgcggcactcgtccgcaaagggttaagtaaGTTTCGAACGTATCGAGTAACAAGTAACCCGAAACTTAGAATTTGAATCGATATTGCCGGAGCGAAACGCAATCGATCTCATTCTCCACATTTTTCGAATCTCGGTGTAAATTTGAATTCGGTTTCTTCTCGGAAATCGATAGCTCGAGCAAAGAGTTTACATACTCGTGGATAAACCAACGACCAAGTAACGATAACTGCTAGCAGAGACTTGTGAACCTTTTCTCGTCGATACAACGAATCTTCCAATGATTTTCCCGCCGTTGGTTTGCCAAGTATTATTGTCAGCTAGCAGCGAACCGGACAATCGTTGCTACCGCCATATCGAACAAAATCGATAATATTGACTCTAGAGATCCGACGTCGTGATTGGTACAATGATACAACTGTATATACAACACTGGTAAAATGGCACGATTCGACGAAACATATCAATCGCTTAGTGCGTTAATATCGTTATTGTTaactattattatattaacaaTGAACTTTGTACATGATTTGTTAAACGTCACGTGGCACAGTTTAACGGcagtataaaaatgaaaataaaatatataaggaTTGTTAACGAAACGTTACTAAGATACCatttaaatgtaaaaaacaTTCGATCATGGATGAGATAACGAGCTTTTTGTAAACGTATATACTTCACCAGGGAATGCCGTcgtaattttctaatttctcgatttggcccAGAGTCGGTAGTTTTCGCAAAATACGTTATTCTTCAAGATTTTTACATTaaatcgtgtaatttttctcgCTTAAGTAACCATTCTTCTACGACGCGGAAATAATAGGTGGAAACGAGTTTCGAAAACGAGCCAAATCGTGTTTTATAAACCAAGTTTACGAAGATTAAAAAAGTAGTACGAAAATAGGACGATACCAGGGACACTCTTTTCGAGGATTGGTAACTTTATGGATCGAGACCTATTCGTGGAAAAAATAAGTAACTAATATATGTGTATGTGAAcagacacacacatacacacgagCGCGCGCACACGCAAACGCCCacccacgcacgcacgcacgcacgcacgcacgcacgcacacacagaGCTAATAAACTTAGTCGTAGAACCGATATGCACCGAACGAACGATCACCATGATTCAACCGTCTCGTAAATAACGATTTTATTCACAAAGAGATGCGTTCTCGTTTTACGCTCTACACAATTTACTAGATATAATACATCGGGTATTACGGTTTTCAAAAATCGCTCGATTTTCTTCAATAACTTAGGATTTATCGTTGAACCAAGATCATTTGCGTGTCTTGTTAAATGTGACAATAGCGATTATTGCAGATAGGCAGTTATCACCTCCTCGCTTGAAAGATCAACGTTCATCGAGAACGATCTATCGAATACGACCATTtccttaatattttttcttctcttaaTTTAATCGCGTTAAGTCATTATGGTACACCTACGATCACATCGAAATAATACGATACATAAATGTACAAACGGACGCGATCACACACCTTTCATCGACCTTTCCATCTTCAGTACCAAGAATAGTATTGTCAAAATATACATAGAATCATCATTATCGTTTTTTAAATATGCTTACACAACGAGAATTGATGTACATCGTGTCTCCGGGAGGTAAGTGGGCGGGAGAAAAGCTCGAAGTCCCAGAGTCTCGTACTCGCGGAAACAATTCTGCAATTAATAGCAGAAGTGTAGGACTGGCGGATCGTCGATCCAAATATCAACGCTCGATCTATCCCACTGATCACTTTCATGAGGAAATAAATCTCTTCAAATATTGTAACACGATTTGGACAGATCTTGTCTCACGGAGGTCAAGCATCGCCATTTCCTAAAATACACGTTTGGTCGCCTCTAATTTCATTCGTTAAAGCATCCATTATCCTTCGTTTCGTTACTACCCAAGTTTCGCAAGTATCGTGAAATCTTTTTTACCGAAACGTGCGTTCGATCGCCGCGGACTTTCGATTAACCAAAATATCGATCGCGGTTCAAGGATCGATCCTTTGCACGATTCTTTTTTACGAATTCGTTCGGTAGTAAagatcggaaagaagaaacgcgtCCAATTGCAATAGACGGATGATGGCACCAGCTCGCGGGCTGTACTTTGCTAATAATCACGTCCTCTACGAGGCAACAACgatgacaataataatataacgTTAATAATAGTGCTATTGGTTTAACAACAATCGACAATCACGGTTGCGTCACCGTGAAATCGCTTATAGTGACTAGCTTTGCAGGCTCTCCCACCGATTTAGGCCAATCCACCGGGACGTAGGCCTTGTATGTACGGTTCTTCTGCCGAAGAGCCA
The sequence above is drawn from the Ptiloglossa arizonensis isolate GNS036 chromosome 1, iyPtiAriz1_principal, whole genome shotgun sequence genome and encodes:
- the Amt2l gene encoding amt-2-like protein; this translates as MSNALPDEFDYSYYDYGRLYDYPRNVSSSSTVNSSASLTRVFLVVLLRVGFALIHVGSVPVNNVNLILLQNIVDVAWVTIAFVLIGFIVAYNGDINGAIGEGYWIGDATVDKDEAIVGWSAVVIAAAICTCGIVGRTHTVGYLAIGFLLATLTQPLFIHWTWTSHGWLRRNLLGGRRVRFRDYSGSAVVHIVGGLSGLIGCTILGRRILQLSAIDDASIAAGTSGTVFAGQLIVFVGLQSLGMPNERFRIRNKIRYNVYLNNLLAASSCSLLVVIFHFAFTEEPFNHWTVMRCVQAMIAGLVVVSAGTDFYSPQVAIVLGVIGSVIFYVVSRQVFRSALEDYCNIVAVHLACALLGSILAPLLDTRDNPDIRSILLNFSWQLIGLIVIILFVAIVMCSAFTALRLLGLLRNRTEHLNHLRASIALERSPRKSFWQRLFRTDDEPVYLQPGSTSDSGQQPRTASRAFRYQNDTAAVEKGSVIESNQL